The following are encoded together in the Iodobacter fluviatilis genome:
- a CDS encoding filamentous hemagglutinin N-terminal domain-containing protein, translating into MNFNLSISGKISAALIMAFVLTEHVSAAGIVAGGDAAKQAQISTANNGAAVVNIVAPSAAGLSHNQFKDFNVGTAGAVLNNSTIAGQSQLAGQLNANSQLGNQAAKVILNEVVSRNPSLLLGKQEIFGMAADYVLANPNGITCNGCGFINTPRASLLVGNANVQDGQIQSLEAAKNNNLLQVQTGGARGEKVLDLIAPRIDVRGNMQAEKAINAVAGFNSVVFDHSVDSISGKMLSTSTAPTVSGSLDSYYLGAIQAGRINLISTAAGAGVNITGQVQGQEALNIESAGKLALNAAQLKGQAIALQAKDIESSGKISTQNTQDQSHNESWFIWKTGETDKKSSSSKSSIERSSIQGDEINIKASNTATLAATDIDSKNLNLSAAKINLDGQLLSNSESSSNNAWKNSWAYNKAESSSTEQQIGTRIKSSNDIQISATGETSI; encoded by the coding sequence ATGAACTTTAATCTATCAATCAGCGGCAAAATCTCTGCCGCACTCATTATGGCCTTTGTGCTCACAGAACATGTATCTGCTGCCGGAATTGTGGCTGGAGGCGATGCAGCTAAACAGGCACAAATCAGCACAGCAAATAATGGCGCTGCCGTAGTTAATATTGTTGCGCCTAGCGCAGCCGGTTTATCGCATAACCAATTTAAAGACTTTAATGTTGGCACGGCTGGTGCTGTTTTAAATAACTCCACTATTGCGGGCCAATCACAATTGGCGGGGCAGCTCAATGCCAATAGCCAACTTGGCAATCAGGCCGCTAAAGTCATTTTAAATGAAGTGGTGAGCCGCAATCCTTCCTTGCTATTAGGCAAGCAAGAAATCTTTGGGATGGCTGCTGATTATGTATTAGCCAACCCCAATGGCATTACTTGCAATGGCTGCGGCTTTATCAATACCCCGCGCGCTTCATTATTGGTGGGTAATGCCAATGTGCAAGACGGCCAGATTCAATCATTAGAAGCAGCTAAAAATAATAATTTATTGCAGGTACAAACTGGCGGCGCACGCGGCGAAAAAGTATTAGATTTAATCGCGCCACGTATTGATGTGCGTGGCAATATGCAAGCAGAAAAAGCCATCAATGCAGTCGCTGGCTTTAATAGCGTGGTTTTCGATCATTCAGTGGATAGCATCAGCGGCAAAATGCTCAGCACCAGCACCGCTCCTACAGTAAGTGGCTCTTTAGATAGCTATTACCTTGGCGCCATTCAAGCGGGCCGGATTAATCTAATCAGCACAGCAGCGGGTGCTGGCGTTAATATCACCGGCCAAGTTCAGGGGCAGGAAGCGCTCAATATTGAAAGCGCGGGCAAGCTAGCGCTTAATGCGGCGCAGCTCAAAGGCCAAGCTATTGCCCTACAAGCCAAAGATATAGAAAGCAGCGGCAAGATCAGTACTCAAAACACGCAAGACCAAAGCCATAATGAAAGCTGGTTTATCTGGAAAACCGGCGAAACCGATAAAAAATCCTCCAGCAGCAAAAGCAGTATTGAACGCAGCAGCATTCAAGGCGATGAGATCAATATCAAGGCCAGCAATACAGCAACGCTTGCCGCGACTGATATCGATAGTAAAAATCTAAATCTCAGCGCAGCCAAGATTAATTTGGATGGCCAATTGCTTAGCAATAGCGAAAGCAGCAGTAATAATGCTTGGAAAAACTCTTGGGCATATAACAAGGCTGAATCCAGCAGCACAGAGCAGCAAATTGGCACGCGGATTAAATCCAGTAACGATATTCAAATCAGCGCTACGGGGGAGACCTCAATCTAA